A single Candidatus Hydrogenedentota bacterium DNA region contains:
- the nusG gene encoding transcription termination/antitermination protein NusG has protein sequence MSEEQNDKMPKGLDDELRERQTERAAEDAAEREFAASFFGDVKKDSTQEDEAAEAEARKAFTEDIRKEQQEQDEEALAAELQARRFLAGGLEEEAPKAVEKDARVHQAAEETGESEEDEEPKEDPILASLKPDPDDGIRRRWYALHAYSGQEGNVRKNLLVQAKQEGLEDLIGGVLVPMEQVAEIKGGEKRISKRKFFPGYVLVRLPEHPERQPELWHLINNTPGVSGFIGSRHTPVPLDDAEVNSIIDEIRGERTRPKPKVKFETGERVKIIDGPFSNFLGNIDEIDVDRGTLKVMVEIFERLTSVEVEFWQVEKI, from the coding sequence GTGTCCGAGGAACAAAATGACAAAATGCCCAAGGGACTCGACGACGAACTCCGAGAACGTCAAACGGAGCGCGCCGCGGAAGATGCCGCGGAGCGCGAGTTTGCGGCGAGCTTTTTCGGCGATGTAAAGAAGGACTCCACCCAGGAAGACGAGGCCGCCGAGGCCGAGGCGCGCAAAGCGTTCACGGAGGATATCCGGAAAGAGCAGCAGGAACAGGACGAGGAAGCGCTCGCCGCTGAACTGCAGGCGCGGCGTTTCCTGGCTGGCGGGTTGGAGGAGGAGGCCCCAAAAGCCGTCGAAAAAGACGCCCGCGTTCACCAAGCCGCCGAGGAAACAGGCGAGAGCGAGGAGGATGAGGAGCCCAAGGAGGATCCCATCCTTGCGAGCCTCAAACCGGACCCCGACGACGGAATTCGGCGGCGGTGGTACGCGTTACACGCCTATTCGGGACAGGAGGGGAATGTACGCAAGAACCTCCTGGTGCAAGCGAAGCAGGAAGGTTTAGAGGACCTGATCGGCGGCGTTCTGGTGCCCATGGAGCAGGTGGCGGAGATCAAGGGCGGCGAGAAGCGGATTTCGAAACGCAAGTTCTTCCCCGGCTATGTGCTGGTGCGGCTTCCCGAACATCCCGAGCGGCAGCCCGAGTTGTGGCACTTGATTAACAACACGCCGGGCGTCAGTGGGTTTATAGGGTCGCGTCACACGCCGGTTCCGCTGGATGATGCCGAAGTAAACTCTATCATCGACGAGATTCGCGGCGAGCGAACCCGCCCGAAACCCAAGGTGAAATTTGAAACGGGTGAACGCGTTAAGATTATCGACGGCCCCTTTTCGAATTTCCTGGGCAACATCGACGAAATCGACGTGGATCGAGGCACTCTGAAAGTCATGGTAGAAATCTTCGAGCGCCTTACGAGCGTAGAGGTCGAGTTTTGGCAGGTAGAAAAGATCTAA
- the rplK gene encoding 50S ribosomal protein L11 gives MAKGKKGKNVTAVIKLQCPAGQANPAPPVGPALGQHGVNIMDFCKQFNERTKDQQGLIIPVVITVFDDRSISFITKSPPAAVLIKRAAKLAKASGEPNRTKVGTVTRAQLEEIAEIKKNDLNAADVDAAVRMLAGTARSMGILVEN, from the coding sequence ATGGCAAAGGGTAAGAAGGGCAAGAATGTTACGGCAGTGATCAAGCTGCAATGTCCCGCGGGTCAGGCCAATCCGGCGCCGCCGGTGGGTCCCGCATTGGGCCAGCACGGCGTCAATATCATGGATTTCTGCAAGCAGTTCAACGAGCGCACCAAGGACCAGCAAGGCCTGATTATCCCGGTGGTGATCACGGTGTTCGACGACCGGAGCATCTCGTTCATCACAAAGAGTCCGCCGGCGGCCGTGCTGATCAAGCGGGCGGCCAAACTGGCCAAGGCCAGCGGCGAACCCAACCGGACCAAAGTGGGTACGGTTACGCGGGCTCAATTGGAAGAAATCGCGGAAATCAAGAAGAACGATTTGAATGCGGCTGACGTGGATGCGGCGGTGCGGATGCTCGCGGGCACCGCTCGCAGTATGGGCATCTTGGTCGAGAATTGA
- the secE gene encoding preprotein translocase subunit SecE, whose product MAKEAVAAAESTGFVARIREFFHEVKVEMRKVSWPAKDEVRSSTTVVLFMLGMMAFVIGIYDKVSELFVWLLLKLG is encoded by the coding sequence ATGGCCAAGGAAGCAGTAGCGGCAGCAGAAAGTACGGGTTTCGTGGCTCGCATCCGCGAGTTCTTCCACGAAGTCAAGGTCGAGATGCGAAAAGTGAGCTGGCCGGCAAAAGATGAAGTCCGGTCATCCACGACAGTGGTGCTTTTCATGCTCGGAATGATGGCGTTCGTCATCGGCATCTACGACAAAGTGTCCGAGTTGTTTGTCTGGTTGCTGCTAAAACTCGGATAG